One window from the genome of Deltaproteobacteria bacterium encodes:
- a CDS encoding paraslipin, translating to MTGALITVLGLAVLVIIVISRTAVVVPQQSAFVVERLGRYRATLDAGFHILLPFIDAIRYRHSLKEHAGEIPEQICITRDNVQVHVDGVLYLKVLDPERASYGVADYLFAITQLAQTALRSEIGKIDLDKTFESRTQINLEVVNELDKATEPWGIKVLRYEIKNITPPADVLAAMEKQMRAEREKRATVLTSEGQRDAAINTAEGQKQQVIKASEAKKQQQINEAEGQAAAILAVAQATAEGIRKVADTIRMPGGFEAVQLRVAEQYIGQFGALAKAANTLVLPASVSDVGSMIALAMNVIGRRASAAGPPPAPQNA from the coding sequence ATGACCGGAGCCCTGATCACCGTCCTGGGTCTTGCCGTGCTCGTGATCATCGTCATCTCCCGGACGGCGGTCGTTGTCCCGCAGCAGAGCGCCTTCGTGGTCGAGCGGCTCGGCCGCTACCGCGCCACGCTGGACGCCGGCTTTCACATCCTCCTCCCCTTCATCGACGCGATCCGCTACCGGCACTCGCTGAAGGAGCACGCGGGCGAGATCCCGGAGCAGATATGCATCACAAGGGACAACGTGCAGGTGCACGTGGACGGCGTGCTCTATCTGAAGGTGCTCGATCCCGAGCGCGCCTCCTACGGCGTCGCCGACTACTTGTTCGCGATCACCCAGCTCGCGCAGACCGCGCTGCGGAGCGAGATCGGCAAGATCGACCTCGACAAGACCTTCGAGTCGCGCACCCAGATCAACCTCGAGGTCGTGAACGAGCTCGACAAGGCGACCGAGCCGTGGGGCATCAAGGTCCTGCGCTACGAGATCAAGAACATCACGCCCCCGGCCGACGTGCTCGCCGCGATGGAGAAGCAGATGCGCGCCGAGCGGGAGAAGCGCGCCACCGTCCTCACCTCCGAGGGCCAGCGCGACGCCGCCATCAACACCGCCGAGGGTCAGAAGCAGCAGGTCATCAAGGCCTCCGAGGCGAAGAAGCAGCAGCAGATCAACGAGGCCGAGGGGCAGGCCGCCGCCATCCTCGCCGTCGCCCAGGCGACCGCGGAGGGCATCCGCAAGGTCGCCGACACGATCCGCATGCCGGGCGGCTTCGAGGCGGTGCAGCTGCGCGTCGCCGAGCAGTACATCGGGCAGTTCGGGGCGCTCGCGAAGGCGGCGAACACCCTCGTCCTGCCCGCGAGCGTGAGCGATGTCGGCTCGATGATCGCGCTCGCCATGAACGTGATCGGGCGGCGGGCGAGCGCGGCCGGACCGCCGCCGGCGCCACAGAACGCGTAG
- a CDS encoding NfeD family protein produces MSWWLWLVLGLALLASEAFTPGAFFVFFFGLSAIAVGLAVRLDPHTAGWFQLFLFSLLSVLSVVFLRGPLLRRIMPVQREGLAVDSLVGEVAVPLQDLAPGAVGKAELRGTAWTAKNVDARPLARGERSIVAQVDGLVLSLRAQ; encoded by the coding sequence ATGTCGTGGTGGCTGTGGCTGGTGCTGGGGCTCGCGCTGCTGGCGTCCGAAGCGTTCACGCCGGGCGCCTTCTTCGTCTTCTTCTTCGGGCTCTCCGCGATCGCGGTCGGTCTCGCGGTGCGGCTCGACCCCCACACCGCGGGCTGGTTCCAGTTGTTCCTCTTCTCGCTGCTCTCCGTGCTCTCGGTGGTCTTCCTGCGCGGCCCGCTGCTCAGGCGCATCATGCCCGTCCAGCGCGAGGGACTGGCCGTCGACTCGCTCGTGGGCGAGGTGGCCGTGCCACTCCAGGACCTGGCGCCGGGGGCGGTCGGCAAGGCGGAGCTCCGAGGCACGGCGTGGACGGCGAAGAACGTGGATGCGCGCCCGCTCGCGCGCGGCGAGCGCAGCATCGTGGCGCAGGTGGACGGCCTGGTGCTGTCCCTGCGCGCGCAATAG